Below is a genomic region from uncultured Sunxiuqinia sp..
TTCAAGCCAAAGTCGGTTCCAATCCACAGCGTTTGATCTCCATCTTCAACAATACTTAAAACAAGATTGCTCGATAAGCCATCCGCTTGTTGAAATGTCTCAAAATAAAACTCATCTCGATCATTCGTTCCGACATATCTATTAACACCTCCTCCATAGGTCCCCACCCACAGCCGGTTCTTATAATCCTCGGTAATACATATAATATCGTTGTGCGACAACCCTCCCTCTGCATCAGAACGTTCGATCGTAATATATTTCTTATCATCTGTCTGCCGATACTCGGAACTCAAAAAATTTAGCCCACTGGCTGTTCCAATCCATATATTTCCATCACGATCTTCCCAAAAGCATCGTACCCGATCGTCAGAAATCGAAAACCGATCATCTTCATTGTGTTTGTAACTGAGGATTTTCTGACTGGGAAGCAACGGATTTTTGATAACATTAACACCTCCATGATAAAGCGCAACCCACATCTGACGGTTCCGGTCTTCGTGCAAATCAAAAACGTCATTATATGCCAACGAAGCGGGATTGTCAGAATCGGAAACCAGTCGGGAAATTTCCAATTTACCAGGTTGAATAGAAGAGGCTCTTTCCGGCAAATTCCTGATCACATAAATTCCGCTTCCCTTCGTTGCAATCCAAATTTGCCGTTTATAGTCTTCTTCAAAGGCATAAACACCACTTGAGATCGAAATATCCTCAAGCATATCATTCAACACAAAAAGTTGATTGAAATTTTGATCATAAACAACAATATCACCTCGTTTATCTCCTGTCCAAATCCAATTTCTGCTATCTTCAAAAATAGCTCGCACCTCATTCGAAAAATCCTTTTTCGTAGAATTGTCCAGTTGTAAAGAATGAAAATTGGTTTTCCGTAGATTTGCCTTATTGGCTCCCCTTTTATAGGTTCCTATCCATATATTGCCAGACTGATCGCCAGCCAAAGACAACACAAGGTTTGAGGACAAACTCTCCGGGTTTTCGTCATCGTGCAGGTACTGTTCAAAGGTTTCTGTGTCCCGGTTAAACCTTGAAACACCACCACCATATATACCAACCCACAAATTACCATTGACATCTTCGTAGAAGAGTTGCTTTTCACCTTCTAATATCGACTGTCTAAGTTCGGGCCTTAGCGGGTATTGCGTAAATCGTTTTTCACGAACCTGAAAACGTGTTACCCCCCTCCTACTGGTAACCAACCAAAAATCGCCATTCACATCCTGATAACACGACGAAATATACTCTGTTACAAGTCTGCTATTTCTATTTGTATAGTGAAAAAGTTCTCCCGTGGTCTTATTGATTAAAACCAGCCCTTTTAAAGAACCAATGCACAAGTAGCCAAATTTGCTCTCTTCTATAAATGTAATATCTGATCTCCGGGTTCCCCGAAGTGGAGTTTTCCATACTTGCTCTTGATGATTTTCATTTATTTTAAAAAGTTCGCCACTGGCACATCCCACCCAAATACTTTCATCAGACTCATACATGGCCGTAATCGATCGCGATGGCTCGCTCAAAAAATATCTAAAATCTGAGGAAGTATCTTGTTCCGATCGATCATCTGACAAATAACAAAGTCCGGCAGAAGTCCCAAACCAAACGCCTCCATTACGCCCCTTTCTAATGAAATTAACATCACTGGATATCAACCCATTATCACTATTAAAAAAATCTAATTTGAATTCTTCTGAATCAGTTTTCGATATCACTCTGGCACAGCCACCACTGTTAAAGCTGAACCAAACAACCCCAGGAGACGATTCATATATTGAATGTACTTCCAATGTTTTTAACTGATCGCTAAAAGCTAAGGGGAAATTGACAAATTTTTCAGTTTTCGGATCAAATCGATGGGCATTTTCGTCGTATGTTGAAACCCAAATATACCCGGCACCATCCTGGAATATATCCCGAACCTTATTGTTGCTTATTGAAGTAGAGTCGTTGGGTGCGTAATTGAATGTTTTAAATTTCTGCCCGTCATACCTGCTTAGCCCGTTCAATGTGCCAAACCACATAAAGCCTTGCTGATCCTGAAACATCGTACGCACCGAATTATTCGCCAGCCCATCTTCAATCGATAAGTTCTCAAAACTGAGCTCACTCTGACTAAAAGACCGATCAAATAATAAAAACAGAAAAAATATGCAAACTAAATATTTCATTCACCTTGTTTTGCTTCTGCTAAAATAGAAATAAATAAAAAACCAACCGATAGGAATAAGAAAAGATAATTGGTTAAATTCCTTGCAGATTTTTCTTGTTGAGAAGTAGAAAATTTTATTACATTTGCAGTCCAATAACAAAATGGTCTCTTGGCCGAGCGGCTAGGCAGCGGTCTGCAAAACCGCGTACGGCGGTTCGAATCCGCCAGAGACCTCTTACAGAAACTAATCCTTCTACTGATCAATTGATTGTAGAAGGATTTTTCTTTGGGGGTAAGAATGAAGTTGTTCAGTGTCCAATTTCGGGTACTACAATTACCGCTAAATGCTTAAAAAAGTGAGCGTGCATTTCTTTGCTGAAACACTACGATCAAATTAAACCAAGTACGGTTTTGTTTCCTGTGACTTCCTAAACCGCCCAATACGAAGCCATACGCCGTGGTGGTGTGAAAGCCTCTCCCTGCTGGTGTTTACTAGTGAAGCAGACTATTCGATTGTACGCTGGCATTAGTCTTTTTTGTTATGCTTCACATATTTTAACCTAATCCATTTTCAATATATTACCGCCTGAGTAGCATTCTCTGTTTTAGTTTTTCTAAGAATATTCTGTCTATGATCATTTACTGTATTTACACTAATCTTTAATTTATCAGCAAGGTTGTCACTCCCGTAATACTTTTTTTAAGCAGAAGGACGCTGTTTTTTTAATTTTTTATCGATTATTTGCTCCTTATCATTCTTCTCCGATTCCTAATCGTTATTTTTTATTCCCATTGATTCCTTGATGGTTTCTATTAGCAATTCTTATATTCCTCAGCATTTATTTTGTTTAAAATAACGAGGCTACTACTGCGATATGGCACGGAAGCTATTGCCCCAAAACCACAAAATCATCCATCATTTACAAATGCTATTTGCATTTTTTTGATCTAGTTTAAGTGTTTATATATTAATTAAACGCTAAACTGTTTTCGATAAGTAAATCTTTACAATAGCCCCTTTTCTGCATTGAAAAATTCAACTTGTCCGTTATGTGCCTCTATTATTAGTTTACACAAGAAAAGAGATAATGCCGGATTTTGATTGATATGATTTTTTGTATCAAAAGGCTGAATCGAGGCAATTAAATATTTTTCAGGGAATGGCACACCTTCATTTTCAACAGAAACCACAATATTTTCTTTGTTAAGCGTTGTATTAACAATGATTTGTGAATCGTTATGACCAAATTCTATAGCATTATCAATTATGTAATGAAAACATTTACTCATAAATTTCCGATCAACTAGACTAAGGACTGGACCAATCTCGTTTGATTGGTTTATCACAATATTTTTTTCTTCAGCTTTCGTATTTAAATTTTCTATCTCATATGATATAATTGAATCAACGTCTGTTTCTATTAGCTTTAAAGCCTCTTTCCCTTTGGTATTAAATAGTAAAATGTCTAGAGCTTTAATTGAGAATTCCTCCAATCTTCTTGCAGACAAATCTAAAACTTCAATCATTCTAGCTACATTGGAAGAGAGCTGAAAATCATTTAGTATTGTTAAAGACCCGAGAATACCATTAAAAGGAGTCTTAATCTCAAGACTGATGATATTAAGAATCCGGTTTTTGCTGTATCTAGTTGAAGTAATTTACCGTTTGCAATACCTAATTCCTCCGTTCTTTCTTTTACCTTTTTTTCAAGCCAGTTGTTTACCTGCTTAAGCTTATCTCTGTTTTGTTTTAGTTCCAGTTGAGTACTAACTCGTGCTAGCAATTCTTTTGAATTGAATGGCTTTGTCACATGATCCTGTCCGCCAATATCGAATCCTTCTACAATACTTTCTGTATCAACTAACGCGGTCAAAAGATAATCGGAATTTCTTTAAGGTTTTCTATCTTTCGCATGGCCCTACATGCCTCAAAGCCGTTCATAATTGGCATATTAACATACAGTAAGACAAGGTCGAAATCGTTTAACTCAATAAGGATTTCCATAGCTTGCTTACCATTCATGGCAACGCCAACAATGTAATTTCCCAGACGTAGTAAACTTCCTAGTACCTGAATGTTTTTTTGTTGATCATCAACAATCAAAATTTTGTGACTTTTAATATTTTTCATATTGAAGGTTTAATCAATCCAGCATTAATTTAAAAATTATCTTTTGTAACACCAATTGTTTTAAGGCTCTGTCTTCAACCTTTTAATAAATTCAGGAAACTTTCTAAGAGTCTGCATAAGCCTATTAAAGTCGAAGCTATCGGCAAAAGTTTC
It encodes:
- a CDS encoding response regulator, encoding MKNIKSHKILIVDDQQKNIQVLGSLLRLGNYIVGVAMNGKQAMEILIELNDFDLVLLYVNMPIMNGFEACRAMRKIENLKEIPIIF
- a CDS encoding ATP-binding protein gives rise to the protein MIEVLDLSARRLEEFSIKALDILLFNTKGKEALKLIETDVDSIISYEIENLNTKAEEKNIVINQSNEIGPVLSLVDRKFMSKCFHYIIDNAIEFGHNDSQIIVNTTLNKENIVVSVENEGVPFPEKYLIASIQPFDTKNHINQNPALSLFLCKLIIEAHNGQVEFFNAEKGLL